The segment CCATAGCTCGGTGAAGGCTACCGACTTGAGGTAGTAGGTGCGCATCAAGATGCTGTAGTGCGTGAAGGGGTGTGACACGGCTAGGGCACGTGCCCACGACGGCATACCCTCGATAGGTGTGAAGAGCCCCCCGAGGAGTATGAAAAACATCATGACGAAGAAGAAGGAGAACATCGCCTGCTGCTGCGTATGCGCAAAGTTGGTAATGAGCAGTCCTAGTCCGCTCATGGCAAGGACGTAGAGCATGGTGCCGACGATCATCATCCCGACATTGCCTTGGGGCCATAAGCCGTACATCAGTCCGACGATAGGGTGTGCCAAGAAAACCATGAGTATCGATATGACGATATAGGGGAGCGCCTTGGAGAGCATGAAGATGAGCGGGTGGATCGGCGTGACATTCATCTGCTCGATGGTGCCAACCTCCTTCTCCTGCACCATGTTAAGTGCTGGGAGGATGAATGCGGTCATCGTAATGAGCATGGCGACAAGGCCGGGGATGATATAGTTCTTATAATTCGCCTGAGGGTTGTAGCGATTGACCTCGACGATGCGGAGCGGTATGGTAGCTAGCTCCTTCAGTCCCGTCGACTCGTTGAGCTGAGCGGCAAACCGCTGTACGATCTGCTGTGTGTAGCCTCCGGCGACGGCACCTTTTGTAGCGTTGAAGGCGTTGATTCGCGCCTCTATCTGAGCCTTTTGATCACGCATGAGTTGCTCCTCAAAGCGTGGCGGGATCGTTATGATGAGATCGGCCTTACCATCCTCTATGAGCTCCATACCTTCCCGAAGGGTGGGGGGTAGCTTGCCCTGCCAAGCGTTGACAAAGTAGCCCGAGCTAAAGAACTGCTGTTGTAGTCTCTGTGATAGCGACGTATGGTCGTGGTCGATGACGACGGTCTGCAGATTCTTGATATCCGTAGTCGTAGCAAAGGGGAGAAGCATCAAGACGACGATAGGGTACATGACGACCATGCCGAGCAGCAACCTATTGCGGAAGAGGTTGTATATCTCTTTTCGTATGAGAGCTAGTAGCATAGTTCGTAGGCGTGGTTTGATGTTTTCACTCGAGCTTCTTCTTGAAGTTGAGCAGCGCTAATATGACCAGTACGATGCTCATGCCCGTCATGATGAGCGACTCCCAGAGGATCGAGGACCAGCCGAGACCCTGTATCATCAGTTTCTTGAGTGCTATAGAGTACCATGTGGCAGGGATGGCTCGTGCGATGTATTGTAGCAGTATCGGCATACTCTCGATCGGGAAGAACATGCCTGAGAGCATCGCTACAGGGAGCAGGAGTCCGGCGCCGCTGATGAGCATGGCAGCGGTCTGATTGTCCGTTATGGTGCTGATGAGCATACCGAGGAGGAGCGACACGAGGATGAAGAGGAGCGACACGAAGAAGATAGCACTCACCGACCCAAGCAGCGGCACTCCCAGCACGAAGCGTGACAAGAGTAAGATGGTGATCACGTTGAAGATGCTCAAAGTGAAGTAGGGGACGGTCTTAGAGAGCAGTATGGTGATCGGATTGACGGGCGAGGTGAGTAGGACCTCCATAGAGCCAAACTCCTTCTCCCGAACGATCGAGACGGAGGTCATCAAGGCGCAGATGATCATCAGCACAAGCCCCATAACGCCTGGCACGAAGTAGTAGGGTGCCCGCATCTCAGGGTTATAGAGTAGCGTCGTGAAGGTCTCTATCTGGTAGGGTCTCACGGTCGCCATACGCATTGCCATGAGCGCACCAAACTGCTCTAGATACTGCTGCACGGTCGTGTAGATGATCCCCTGTACCTGCGCACTGATGAGTGCCGAGGTATTGGGATCGCTCGCATCAAGACGGAGCTGCACGGTAGGCTCAGTGCCTGCGAGCAGCTCTTTGTCTATGTTGCTTGGTAAGACGATGATGACGTGCGCTGCTCCTGTGCGTAGCGCTTCGTCCATATCTTTGTATGGAGTGATCAAGCTGACGGAGCCTACCGCATCGCTCTCGTCAAGGTGTGTGAAGAGTCTCTCGACAAAGGGCGTACGCGTCGGTGTCGCCACGACCACATCGATCTGCTTTACCTCAGAGGTGAGCGCAAAGCCGAAGGCTAGCACCAAGACGATGGGCATACCTATCAGAAGCATCAGCGTAAGCGGATCCCTGAAGATGTGGATGAACTCCTTGCGGACGAACTTGAAGAAGACGCGCATGATGACTTAGAGGTTAGAGATTAGAAATTAGAGGTTAGAGATTAGAATGGAGAAGAGTCTCTTAGTCATTGTCCTAACTTCTAATTTCTAATCTCTAAAGGCTATAGAGGAAGCCCTCGGCGACTTGCTCGGCGGTCTTACGACCCGCTACCTCCTCTAGCAGTCTGAAGGCAAAGGGTAGTGCCAGTGCTGGACCGCGTCCTGTGACAATATGTCCGCACACCTCTACATCGGCACCTGTCAAGACGAAGCCTGGTACCTGCTCCTCAATGCCTGGATAGCAGGTCGCACGCATCTTACCATCGCCGATACCAGTAGCGCCCAGTACTCGTGGAGAGGCACAGATAGCAGCGATCGTACCGCCCGCCTCGTGCTGACGACGTATCAGCTCGAGGAGTGGCTCACACTCGTTGAGCTTGGTCATACCGCCAGGTAGTGCGATAGCCTTGGGGAGTACTCCACTATGTAGCTCCTCGAGGAGCATATCTGCTTGGATAGTCACATCATGTGAGCCTCTTACAGCGAGAGAGCCTGTGATAGATACTGTGGTGACGGGTTGATTACCACGTCTGAGTACGTCAATGATGGCGAGTGCCTCGACCTCTTCGAAGCCCTCTGCGAGGAAGACTAGTATATTGTTCATATTACTCATGCTATTTGTTGTGAAGTTAGTAGGTAATTAAGAGTCTCTTGTCAAGGTTGCTCAGCAAGCTAGCCCTTGACATCAAAGTGATAGGTGATCGTGCCCTTTTGATCAGGCACACCACCCAAAGCGTTAAAGCGTGTCTTGCGAGCTGCATCGACAGCTGCCTTGCGGAGTGCGTTGTCCACCACGTTGGTACCACGCAGGCGGACCTTAGCGTTGGTCACCTGTCCAGCGGCGTTCACCGTGATCTCGACAACGACCGTACCACGTATGTCAGGTACGCGTGTCGGCATGACCGGTCGTCCACCATTGCCCACGATCGAGCGACCATCCAGCGACCATCCAGCAGAGGAACCAGCCCTCCCCTTGTCAGCGACACCGCTACCTGCGTCGCTCTTGCCCGTACCAGACTCAGCGCCCGTTGGCTTCTTACGATCGAAGAGTCCAGAGACCTTGTTATCCACATCACGCTCAGAGGGTCCAGTAGGCTTCTGCACGACCTTGGGCTTCTCTTTCGTTGGTGTAGCTCGTACGGGAGTAGGGGTAGGACGTGGCGTAGGGGTAGCTTCAGGAGCCTTAGGTGCTGGTTGCTGAGGAGACGCTGGCTGTGCACTCTTGGATGCCGCAGAGGAGGGACGAGCAGAGGTAGATGCGGCAGCTACCAAGTCTCCTTGATGCTCGATCTTGTCGCCAAAGTCTGGATCTACACCGACGGAGATCCATATCTCCTTGTCTCTCGTGTGCTTTTGCTCAGAGGCATCCATACTGAGCCAAAAGAGCAAGCCCACGACGAGCAGATGTAGCAGCAAAGCTACACCTCCAGCGATCCATCTATCATAGCGAACCTTAGACATCTCTCTCGGTGCTGTTATCTTGTAAAGCTTCTGTCGCCAAGATCATACGTAGTCCAGCGGTAGCCGAGGCGTTGAGCACCTTGACGATCTCACCATACGATACGGATTTGTCGGCGTAGAGGACTACGTAGGGATCCTCCTCCTCGTCGTGTGCCGCTCCTATCTCGTAGAGTCTAGCCTCCAGCTCCTCGACAGGTAGCATCGTCACTTCAGGTGCACTCTCTGTGGATATGTAGTAGTAGCCCTCAGCATCGATGGTGATGCGTGCCACCGGCTCTTGCGTTGTGGCGGTCGACTGCGAGGAGGGCAGATTGACCTTGATCGCATTCGGTACCACTAGCGTGCTGACCACCATAAAGAAGATCAGCAGCAGGAAGATGACATCGGTCATCGATGCCATGCTAAATACAGATATATGCTTACTGCGTCTCTTGATACTCATGAGCTTAGCATTAAGTGGTGTAGCACGGTCGCTTACAGTTCGTTGATCACATCCATAAAGTCTAGCGTATTAGCCTCTAGACGATTGACGATGCGGTTGATCTGTCCGACCAAGTAGTTGTAGAGAAAAAGCGTCACGATACCGACGATCAGACCGCCCACAGTCGTGACCAACGCTTGGTAGATACCGCTCGAGAGGAGCGATACATCGATACCACCAGGCGCATTAGCTAGATCAAAGAACGCCTGCACCATACCGGTCACTGTACCTAGGAAACCAATCATCGGAGCACCCGCAGCGATCGTCGCTAGAAGGGGTAGTCCACGCTCGAGACGTCCCACCTCATAGGAGCCTACGTTTTCGATAGCTGGGAGTACCTCAGAGACAGGCTGTCCGAGTCGCTTGAGACCCTTTTCGATCATGTGCGCCTCGGGGGTATTCTTCTCCTTGCAGAGAGCTATCGCACTATCTTTACGCCCCATCTGGAGGTAGTCTTTGATGCGTGCTATAAAGGAGTCGTCAGGACGATTGACCTTGCGCAGCTCGATATACTTAGCTACAAAAACGTAAATAGCAACGAGCGATAGGAGCAGGAGGACGATCATAATCCATCCACCAGCGCACGCCAGTTCCCATAGAGACATCGTAGCGGGTTCGGTAGTTGTCTGCTCAGCTACTGTGTTAGCAATCTGAAGTATAGGATACATAAGTTATTCTTACAAGAGTATGTTTATGAGTTAGAGTGAGCCTGTTTGAGATACTGTGCGATCGTCTCCTCGAGGCCTAGGTAAAGGGCATCGCTAATGAGTGCATGTCCTATGGAAACCTCATCTAGTGGCGTCACATGCTGGACGAAGTAAGCTAAGTTGTCACGATTCAGGTCATGCCCCGCATTGACTCCTAGACCGACACGGTGTGCCACCTGGGCAGCCTCTACAAAGGGAGCAACAATCATCTTCGGATCGCCACTCTGCGCCATCTGTGACGCGTAAGGCTCCGTGTAGAGCTCCACACGATCAGCACCGATCTCTGCGGCTGCCTCTATATGTCGTGGGTCGGTCCCGACGAAAAGCGAGACACGTATGCCTGCCTGCTTCA is part of the Porphyromonas asaccharolytica DSM 20707 genome and harbors:
- a CDS encoding ABC transporter permease, which produces MLLALIRKEIYNLFRNRLLLGMVVMYPIVVLMLLPFATTTDIKNLQTVVIDHDHTSLSQRLQQQFFSSGYFVNAWQGKLPPTLREGMELIEDGKADLIITIPPRFEEQLMRDQKAQIEARINAFNATKGAVAGGYTQQIVQRFAAQLNESTGLKELATIPLRIVEVNRYNPQANYKNYIIPGLVAMLITMTAFILPALNMVQEKEVGTIEQMNVTPIHPLIFMLSKALPYIVISILMVFLAHPIVGLMYGLWPQGNVGMMIVGTMLYVLAMSGLGLLITNFAHTQQQAMFSFFFVMMFFILLGGLFTPIEGMPSWARALAVSHPFTHYSILMRTYYLKSVAFTELWRELTALSVFAVVNGAAAILTYRKRA
- a CDS encoding ABC transporter permease, with the protein product MRVFFKFVRKEFIHIFRDPLTLMLLIGMPIVLVLAFGFALTSEVKQIDVVVATPTRTPFVERLFTHLDESDAVGSVSLITPYKDMDEALRTGAAHVIIVLPSNIDKELLAGTEPTVQLRLDASDPNTSALISAQVQGIIYTTVQQYLEQFGALMAMRMATVRPYQIETFTTLLYNPEMRAPYYFVPGVMGLVLMIICALMTSVSIVREKEFGSMEVLLTSPVNPITILLSKTVPYFTLSIFNVITILLLSRFVLGVPLLGSVSAIFFVSLLFILVSLLLGMLISTITDNQTAAMLISGAGLLLPVAMLSGMFFPIESMPILLQYIARAIPATWYSIALKKLMIQGLGWSSILWESLIMTGMSIVLVILALLNFKKKLE
- a CDS encoding DJ-1 family glyoxalase III, with product MNNILVFLAEGFEEVEALAIIDVLRRGNQPVTTVSITGSLAVRGSHDVTIQADMLLEELHSGVLPKAIALPGGMTKLNECEPLLELIRRQHEAGGTIAAICASPRVLGATGIGDGKMRATCYPGIEEQVPGFVLTGADVEVCGHIVTGRGPALALPFAFRLLEEVAGRKTAEQVAEGFLYSL
- a CDS encoding energy transducer TonB family protein, yielding MSKVRYDRWIAGGVALLLHLLVVGLLFWLSMDASEQKHTRDKEIWISVGVDPDFGDKIEHQGDLVAAASTSARPSSAASKSAQPASPQQPAPKAPEATPTPRPTPTPVRATPTKEKPKVVQKPTGPSERDVDNKVSGLFDRKKPTGAESGTGKSDAGSGVADKGRAGSSAGWSLDGRSIVGNGGRPVMPTRVPDIRGTVVVEITVNAAGQVTNAKVRLRGTNVVDNALRKAAVDAARKTRFNALGGVPDQKGTITYHFDVKG
- a CDS encoding ExbD/TolR family protein, which gives rise to MSIKRRSKHISVFSMASMTDVIFLLLIFFMVVSTLVVPNAIKVNLPSSQSTATTQEPVARITIDAEGYYYISTESAPEVTMLPVEELEARLYEIGAAHDEEEDPYVVLYADKSVSYGEIVKVLNASATAGLRMILATEALQDNSTERDV
- a CDS encoding MotA/TolQ/ExbB proton channel family protein; translation: MYPILQIANTVAEQTTTEPATMSLWELACAGGWIMIVLLLLSLVAIYVFVAKYIELRKVNRPDDSFIARIKDYLQMGRKDSAIALCKEKNTPEAHMIEKGLKRLGQPVSEVLPAIENVGSYEVGRLERGLPLLATIAAGAPMIGFLGTVTGMVQAFFDLANAPGGIDVSLLSSGIYQALVTTVGGLIVGIVTLFLYNYLVGQINRIVNRLEANTLDFMDVINEL
- a CDS encoding pyridoxine 5'-phosphate synthase, whose translation is MTRLSVNINKIATLRNARGGDTPNVVLAARRCQEFGAEGITVHPRPDERHITYQDVRDLREVVTTEFNIEGYPSDSFLDLVCSVRPEQVTLVPDKPDALTSDSGWAVDDRRDFLKPIIERLKQAGIRVSLFVGTDPRHIEAAAEIGADRVELYTEPYASQMAQSGDPKMIVAPFVEAAQVAHRVGLGVNAGHDLNRDNLAYFVQHVTPLDEVSIGHALISDALYLGLEETIAQYLKQAHSNS